The following are from one region of the Chloroherpetonaceae bacterium genome:
- the lipA gene encoding lipoyl synthase, translated as MLTFKELKVISSPEPIKNSPKTPRPDWLKVTIPSSEGYFRLKKQVDQHKLHTVCEEARCPNISECWASGTATIMILGDTCTRSCGFCAVTTGKPPVLDKEEPKRVAEMVRIMNLKHTVITSVNRDELKDGGATIWAETIREVRKSLPTTRIEVLIPDFQGDKTAMDLVFHEKPDILNHNTETVPRLYRIVRPQAKYQRTLDLLRYAKEAFDLVTKSGLMVGIGENSEEVEEVMSDLRAHKCDILSIGQYLQPTKLHLPVDRFVPLEEFEHYRHLGKKMGFRHVESGPLVRSSYHAEKQAE; from the coding sequence ATGCTTACATTCAAAGAATTAAAAGTTATTTCTTCACCCGAGCCCATAAAAAACAGCCCAAAAACGCCTCGACCGGATTGGCTAAAAGTTACGATTCCTTCAAGTGAGGGCTATTTTCGATTAAAAAAGCAAGTTGACCAGCATAAGCTTCATACAGTATGCGAAGAAGCGCGTTGCCCAAACATTTCGGAATGTTGGGCTTCAGGTACCGCTACCATTATGATTCTAGGAGATACTTGCACCCGATCCTGTGGTTTTTGCGCAGTAACCACCGGAAAACCTCCGGTACTTGACAAGGAAGAACCAAAGCGAGTAGCTGAAATGGTGCGTATTATGAATCTTAAACATACGGTGATTACCAGCGTGAATCGAGATGAATTAAAGGACGGCGGAGCTACAATTTGGGCTGAAACAATTCGCGAGGTTCGAAAATCGCTCCCGACCACGAGAATTGAAGTACTAATCCCTGATTTTCAGGGAGATAAAACGGCAATGGATCTCGTTTTTCATGAAAAACCAGATATTTTGAACCATAACACTGAAACAGTTCCAAGACTGTATCGAATCGTCCGTCCGCAAGCCAAGTACCAACGAACACTTGATTTGTTAAGGTACGCGAAAGAAGCCTTCGATTTGGTAACAAAATCAGGATTAATGGTGGGAATCGGGGAAAACTCAGAGGAAGTTGAAGAAGTGATGTCTGATTTGCGAGCCCATAAGTGTGATATTCTTAGCATCGGTCAGTATCTCCAACCGACAAAGCTTCATTTGCCAGTTGACCGTTTTGTCCCACTGGAAGAATTTGAGCATTATCGGCATTTGGGTAAGAAAATGGGTTTTAGACATGTTGAATCCGGTCCATTAGTTCGTAGTTCTTATCATGCCGAAAAGCAAGCTGAATAG
- a CDS encoding SDR family oxidoreductase, which translates to MKYEGKVFVAGASGRTGLWVIKRLTHYGIPSKAFTRKKDFDAGSSLCEVSFGKIQDKDSIKRGLEGVNAVICTVGASSLFGESSPSEVDGEGIISLVNQAKEAKVKKFILVSTIAVTKPFHPLNLFGGVLNQKLRSENHLRQEYSEEDFSYTIIRPGGLKDGPPLSYALKVDTGDKIMGMVDRSDVAELCVLSLESPFAHRKTFEVIRTELKIQTDLNACLSDLEHLT; encoded by the coding sequence ATGAAATACGAAGGAAAAGTTTTCGTTGCAGGTGCAAGCGGAAGAACCGGCTTATGGGTAATTAAACGGTTAACACACTACGGAATCCCATCAAAAGCATTCACAAGAAAGAAAGATTTTGATGCCGGCAGCTCGCTTTGTGAAGTTTCATTTGGAAAAATTCAAGATAAAGACAGCATAAAAAGGGGCTTAGAAGGCGTTAATGCCGTAATTTGTACTGTTGGCGCGTCGAGCCTTTTTGGGGAATCCTCCCCTTCAGAAGTTGATGGTGAAGGGATTATTTCGCTTGTCAATCAAGCAAAAGAAGCAAAAGTAAAAAAGTTCATTTTGGTGAGTACAATCGCCGTGACCAAACCTTTTCATCCTTTGAATCTTTTCGGCGGTGTTTTGAATCAAAAACTTCGATCTGAAAATCACCTTAGACAAGAATACTCCGAAGAAGATTTCAGCTACACCATCATTCGCCCCGGAGGCCTAAAAGATGGGCCGCCGTTAAGTTATGCCTTAAAAGTTGATACAGGAGATAAGATTATGGGGATGGTTGATCGCTCTGATGTTGCTGAACTTTGTGTCCTTTCCTTAGAAAGTCCTTTCGCCCATAGAAAAACCTTTGAAGTAATTCGAACTGAGCTAAAGATACAAACGGATTTGAATGCCTGCCTTTCTGATCTGGAGCATTTAACTTGA
- the mutY gene encoding A/G-specific adenine glycosylase has product MSLNKFLLKWFRENKRNLPWRLERNPYKIWISEVMLQQTQVSTVIPYYLRFLERFPTIDALANAPINDLMKLWEGLGYYSRAKNLKLAAQAIIEKYGGNLPQSKNELLNLKGFGDYTSGSVASIAFGERCTAIDGNVLRVISRLFEIRTDITKPETKHQIEKIVYDLLPARNPGEFNEALMEFGALICTPKKPNCIGCPLRVYCKAYESASVGELPFKPKKPKIPHKEIAVAVVKKGEKVLIAKRPEGGLLPNLWEFPGGKIEPNETAEACCQRELLEETGLTIEVQDKITSVKHSYTHFKITLHAFWATVIKGTARAKASQEIRWVKLTELNLFAFPKANQEVLKKILDQKG; this is encoded by the coding sequence TTGAGTTTAAATAAATTTTTACTTAAGTGGTTTCGTGAAAATAAGCGGAATCTTCCTTGGAGGTTAGAGAGAAATCCTTACAAGATTTGGATTTCAGAAGTGATGCTCCAACAAACACAAGTATCCACTGTTATCCCCTACTATCTTCGTTTTTTAGAGCGATTTCCTACAATAGATGCCTTGGCAAATGCTCCAATCAATGATTTGATGAAACTCTGGGAAGGGTTAGGGTACTATTCAAGAGCAAAAAATCTAAAGTTGGCAGCACAAGCGATTATCGAAAAATACGGCGGTAATCTACCTCAATCAAAAAATGAACTTTTGAACTTAAAGGGTTTTGGAGACTACACGAGTGGCAGTGTGGCAAGCATTGCGTTTGGGGAAAGATGTACAGCAATTGATGGAAATGTACTTCGTGTAATCTCACGATTATTTGAAATTCGAACGGATATTACAAAGCCTGAAACAAAACATCAAATTGAGAAAATCGTTTACGATTTGTTACCGGCCCGAAATCCGGGCGAATTTAATGAAGCTTTAATGGAATTCGGGGCTTTGATTTGTACCCCAAAAAAACCAAACTGCATTGGTTGTCCGCTTCGAGTCTATTGTAAAGCGTATGAATCAGCAAGTGTGGGAGAATTGCCCTTTAAGCCAAAAAAGCCCAAAATCCCACACAAGGAAATCGCTGTCGCGGTAGTTAAAAAGGGAGAGAAAGTTCTTATAGCAAAGCGACCGGAGGGCGGATTACTTCCAAATTTGTGGGAATTTCCGGGCGGGAAAATTGAGCCCAACGAAACAGCAGAAGCATGTTGTCAACGCGAATTGCTAGAAGAAACGGGATTGACGATTGAGGTTCAAGATAAAATTACTTCGGTTAAGCATAGCTACACTCATTTTAAGATCACCCTTCATGCGTTTTGGGCAACGGTCATCAAAGGAACGGCAAGAGCAAAAGCAAGCCAAGAGATTCGATGGGTTAAACTTACAGAACTCAATCTTTTTGCCTTTCCTAAAGCAAATCAAGAAGTTCTAAAAAAAATTCTTGATCAAAAGGGTTAG
- a CDS encoding DNA glycosylase: protein MNSSNSSPFLLQGTYFSGEISFLSDFDLESTLFCGQAFRWQRFFRNSEIIYAGVLDEAVVWVHAISPKRIRFDSTKATLYFRPCNEFLEHYFGKNDQPKDFLPAHFEEKYPHLSLIFNEFGGLHLLRQPLYETLISFMCAQGVGITLIRRQVSRLADLSGQTLQNADFVASRFPTPSQLASFTLHKITYCTNNNRIRAKNILAISQAIAEGRLNLDYYENLSRSPIRLKKEHYHQLREDLLRFDGIGEKIADCVCLFGLGAWHAFPIDTHVRQFMIEWFGIRMKGKTISAKNYAKIQKKAWKELGENAGYLSQILFHYWRTKIRGLGVE, encoded by the coding sequence GTGAATTCATCGAATTCGTCGCCTTTTCTTTTGCAGGGTACCTATTTTTCAGGTGAAATATCATTCCTATCTGATTTTGATTTGGAATCGACACTTTTTTGCGGGCAAGCTTTTCGGTGGCAGCGTTTCTTCAGAAATTCAGAGATCATTTATGCTGGGGTTTTAGATGAGGCAGTGGTTTGGGTACATGCGATTTCCCCAAAAAGGATTCGGTTTGACTCAACGAAAGCTACTCTTTATTTTCGGCCGTGTAACGAGTTTCTTGAACATTATTTTGGAAAAAACGATCAACCCAAGGATTTTCTTCCAGCGCATTTTGAAGAAAAATATCCTCATTTATCCTTGATTTTCAATGAATTTGGAGGCCTTCATCTCCTTCGACAACCGCTCTATGAAACACTGATTTCATTCATGTGCGCACAGGGTGTTGGAATTACCCTTATACGCCGCCAAGTTTCAAGACTTGCTGACCTTTCAGGCCAGACTCTTCAGAATGCGGATTTTGTTGCCTCCCGATTTCCTACCCCGTCTCAACTCGCGTCATTTACTTTACATAAAATTACTTATTGCACAAACAATAACAGAATTCGGGCCAAAAACATTTTAGCAATATCTCAAGCTATTGCTGAAGGACGATTGAATTTGGATTATTATGAAAACTTGAGCCGCTCACCAATCCGGTTGAAAAAGGAACATTACCATCAATTACGTGAAGACTTGCTTCGTTTTGATGGAATTGGTGAAAAAATTGCGGATTGTGTTTGCCTTTTTGGGCTAGGCGCTTGGCACGCATTTCCAATCGATACCCACGTTCGGCAGTTTATGATTGAATGGTTTGGAATTCGGATGAAAGGGAAAACCATTAGTGCTAAAAATTATGCAAAAATTCAAAAAAAAGCGTGGAAAGAATTAGGTGAAAATGCAGGTTATCTTAGCCAAATTCTTTTCCATTATTGGCGCACAAAAATAAGAGGATTGGGGGTTGAGTAA
- a CDS encoding Ppx/GppA phosphatase family protein: MQNQYKKQASPSNVLSKKTTTSSSLKSHAPNTSFLQKNPLRLAAIDLGTNSFHMIIVELQEDMNFLTIDRAKEMIRIGDGSITTKLLSDEAMNSGIETLLRFRKLAEQRGVEPYHIVAFATSAIRESKNGGDFMERVTNTVGIRTKIISGEEEARLIYLGVRNAVEFGKRKALIVDAGGGSVEFIVGNATELKLAVSKKLGVARMFERFISTDPISKAEERRLRKHLKDEIKPIAIEAKKIGFELAIASSGTAQNIAAMILADKGLTLDPQNSAPKIEKKDLERLTEKILAARSDARRAMPGLDPKRGDLIIPGILLFQVVFELFNLKTMVISDFALREGIVIDYLSGHLEEFRLAYEYPDVRRRSVVELAKRCYWDEARSKHIAGLSVRMFDLLKRLHGFSQVERELLEYAAFLHNIGYFISASSHHKHSHYIILNGELRGFQPEEIQIMANVARYHRKSLPKPEHEHFEMLSPKAKRVVTVLASILRLANAFDRTHRQNIAVEGIRIEEKRIIFRIAALSDPEIEIWAAMRMTEMMEIAFRKKVEISIRKGS, translated from the coding sequence ATGCAAAATCAATACAAAAAGCAAGCATCTCCTTCAAATGTGCTTTCAAAAAAAACAACGACCTCGAGTTCTCTGAAATCACATGCTCCCAACACTTCTTTTTTGCAAAAAAACCCGCTCCGATTAGCAGCAATTGATCTTGGCACCAACTCGTTTCACATGATTATAGTTGAGTTGCAAGAGGATATGAATTTCCTGACCATTGATAGAGCCAAAGAAATGATTCGAATTGGCGATGGGAGCATCACCACCAAGCTCCTTTCGGATGAAGCAATGAATTCTGGGATTGAAACCTTGCTCCGATTTCGAAAACTTGCGGAGCAGCGGGGCGTTGAACCTTATCATATTGTAGCATTTGCAACAAGTGCCATTCGAGAATCTAAAAACGGTGGGGATTTTATGGAGCGGGTGACGAATACGGTAGGAATTCGCACCAAAATCATTTCCGGTGAAGAGGAAGCACGACTCATTTATCTCGGCGTTCGTAATGCAGTTGAATTTGGCAAAAGAAAAGCGCTGATTGTGGATGCCGGAGGAGGCTCTGTGGAGTTTATCGTAGGCAATGCGACCGAATTAAAACTCGCTGTAAGCAAAAAACTGGGTGTCGCGCGAATGTTTGAGCGATTTATCTCAACAGACCCTATTTCAAAAGCCGAGGAAAGGCGACTTAGGAAACATCTGAAGGACGAAATAAAACCGATCGCCATAGAAGCAAAAAAAATTGGATTTGAGCTTGCAATTGCATCATCTGGAACCGCACAAAATATTGCTGCAATGATTCTTGCAGATAAAGGCTTGACGCTTGATCCGCAAAATTCTGCACCTAAAATCGAAAAAAAGGATCTTGAACGATTAACGGAGAAGATTCTTGCCGCTCGAAGCGACGCCCGCCGAGCAATGCCCGGCTTAGATCCAAAACGCGGAGATTTAATCATTCCGGGCATTTTACTTTTTCAAGTTGTTTTTGAGCTTTTTAACCTAAAAACAATGGTTATTTCCGATTTTGCGCTTCGTGAAGGGATTGTGATTGATTACCTTTCAGGACATTTAGAAGAATTTCGGCTTGCTTATGAATATCCTGATGTTCGGAGAAGAAGCGTGGTGGAATTAGCTAAACGATGTTATTGGGATGAAGCCCGCTCCAAACACATTGCCGGGCTTTCGGTGAGGATGTTTGATTTGCTCAAAAGATTACACGGATTCTCGCAAGTTGAGAGGGAACTACTTGAATATGCTGCTTTTTTGCATAATATCGGGTATTTTATTTCTGCATCTTCCCACCACAAGCACAGTCATTACATAATTTTGAACGGCGAATTGCGAGGTTTTCAACCTGAAGAGATTCAAATTATGGCTAATGTGGCAAGATACCATCGAAAATCGCTTCCAAAACCGGAGCATGAGCATTTTGAGATGCTCAGCCCAAAGGCCAAACGGGTGGTCACAGTTTTAGCCTCTATTCTTAGGCTCGCCAATGCATTTGACCGAACACATCGACAGAATATCGCAGTGGAAGGAATCCGTATTGAAGAAAAGCGCATCATTTTCAGAATTGCGGCGCTTTCTGACCCTGAAATTGAAATTTGGGCGGCGATGAGAATGACCGAAATGATGGAAATTGCTTTCAGAAAGAAAGTTGAAATCTCAATTAGAAAAGGGTCTTGA
- a CDS encoding tetratricopeptide repeat protein yields the protein MEQEYNKTDFNLETLESQTTLAWDIRFADPKRSFQIATSLLSTIEKNLPQSNFHNNPLYPRLLLTLAYCRIRFSDFTDSFELALKAEKLFQSTKDERGVIWAHILMSTSEEKKGKYEEALTRIESALQNAIDIKFDEGVGNLIYRKAYVYYSKGDYKVAYQFFSESHQIFLQHDVDYGVAYAETGLGNVAFHKGDYTNALKHYNRASELFFNVQELSGQANAINNIGFIHLNLGDYAGANEFLHQALALRKSCDDINGEALSLHGIGIVQNALGNHKEALEFFKKALILRRNTGDTRGEAESLHAIGSQYFHLNDLENALSFLNKGLEIQDRIGDLWGRASSLAEIGGVYEKAGNIQEAIRFYEESLKLREMMEDRIVAASCCRLLAGSLSKVGRFDEALSFAQKALSIAESLKARAEIYHSHFVLSEVFERMLNISLAFHHYKLFQKIKEEVFSEESTKRLKSIEVLYQLEQARKEAELRKAEADIYRLKNSEMSAMNEALSSANAMKTKLLGVAASDLKYPLGSIANFAKLLLERKDGRSNQDRQYLNIIVDLSNRMVTLLNDLLSNAALETGQISVKKRPINFGQLVQVLSITYQEWAKRKEQSLTLNIDETCMVFGDEERLREVVNNLVLNAVKFTERGKSIDISVLRVQSFQSQPILDHTLLANDDLHQTQFAVRLSVRDEGQGILEDEFALLFQRFSKLTSSPTEGENSTGLGLSIVKELVELHNGKVWVESPGRNQGTTVNVELPLLERNV from the coding sequence TTGGAACAAGAGTATAATAAGACAGATTTCAATTTAGAAACGCTTGAATCACAAACCACATTAGCTTGGGATATTCGATTTGCAGACCCCAAGCGTTCGTTTCAAATCGCCACGTCATTATTGTCGACAATCGAAAAAAACCTTCCTCAATCTAATTTTCATAATAACCCGCTTTACCCGCGTTTATTGCTAACTCTTGCTTATTGCAGAATTCGTTTTTCGGATTTCACGGATTCATTTGAATTAGCTTTAAAAGCGGAAAAGCTTTTTCAGTCAACAAAAGACGAGCGAGGTGTCATTTGGGCGCATATCTTAATGTCCACCTCCGAAGAAAAAAAAGGGAAGTATGAAGAAGCGTTGACACGTATTGAAAGCGCGCTTCAGAACGCAATTGACATTAAGTTTGATGAGGGCGTTGGCAATTTGATTTACCGAAAAGCCTATGTTTATTATAGCAAAGGCGATTATAAAGTTGCTTATCAGTTTTTTTCAGAATCACATCAAATTTTTCTTCAACATGATGTTGATTATGGTGTTGCTTATGCAGAAACCGGATTAGGAAATGTTGCTTTTCACAAGGGCGATTACACCAACGCCTTAAAACACTACAACAGAGCATCAGAGTTATTTTTCAATGTTCAAGAGCTCTCCGGTCAGGCCAATGCGATAAATAACATTGGTTTCATTCATTTAAATCTGGGTGATTATGCCGGTGCAAATGAATTTTTGCATCAAGCTTTAGCACTTCGGAAATCGTGTGACGATATCAATGGGGAAGCACTTTCTTTGCACGGAATCGGGATTGTTCAAAATGCACTTGGCAATCATAAAGAAGCCCTTGAGTTTTTCAAGAAAGCCTTGATTTTACGGCGGAATACGGGTGATACACGGGGTGAGGCAGAGTCGTTGCATGCGATTGGGTCTCAGTATTTTCATCTCAATGATCTTGAAAATGCACTCTCTTTTTTGAATAAGGGTCTCGAAATTCAGGATCGAATTGGAGATCTTTGGGGGAGGGCATCATCGCTCGCAGAAATCGGCGGGGTTTATGAAAAGGCCGGAAACATTCAAGAAGCGATTCGCTTCTATGAGGAATCGCTCAAATTACGTGAGATGATGGAAGATCGCATTGTAGCGGCATCTTGTTGCAGGCTTCTTGCGGGGTCATTATCTAAAGTTGGGCGTTTTGATGAAGCGCTGTCATTCGCACAAAAAGCACTTTCAATTGCTGAATCTCTTAAAGCAAGAGCGGAAATTTATCACTCACACTTTGTTTTGAGCGAAGTTTTTGAACGAATGCTCAATATTAGCCTCGCTTTTCATCACTATAAGCTATTTCAAAAGATCAAAGAGGAAGTATTTAGTGAAGAAAGTACCAAAAGGTTGAAAAGTATTGAAGTGCTTTATCAATTGGAGCAAGCCAGAAAAGAGGCCGAGCTGCGAAAAGCCGAGGCGGATATTTATCGCTTGAAAAATTCTGAAATGTCTGCGATGAATGAGGCACTCAGTTCTGCGAATGCAATGAAAACCAAGCTTTTGGGTGTTGCTGCCAGCGACCTGAAGTACCCATTGGGAAGCATTGCCAATTTTGCAAAATTACTGCTCGAAAGAAAAGATGGTCGTTCCAATCAAGATAGGCAGTATCTGAATATCATTGTTGATCTCTCCAACAGAATGGTAACCCTTCTGAACGATTTATTAAGTAACGCCGCCCTTGAAACCGGTCAAATATCAGTAAAAAAGCGTCCCATAAATTTTGGGCAATTGGTTCAAGTCCTTTCTATCACATATCAAGAATGGGCAAAGCGTAAAGAGCAGAGCCTTACACTGAATATCGATGAAACTTGTATGGTTTTCGGCGATGAGGAGAGACTTAGAGAAGTCGTAAACAATTTGGTTCTCAACGCGGTAAAGTTTACGGAAAGGGGAAAATCAATAGACATTTCAGTCTTGAGAGTTCAATCATTTCAATCACAACCCATTTTGGATCACACGCTTTTAGCGAATGACGACCTTCATCAAACACAATTTGCCGTGCGACTTTCGGTTCGCGATGAGGGGCAAGGAATTTTGGAAGACGAATTCGCCCTTCTTTTCCAACGATTTTCAAAGCTAACCAGCTCGCCGACTGAAGGAGAAAATAGTACCGGACTTGGGTTGTCGATTGTCAAAGAATTGGTTGAACTTCATAATGGAAAAGTATGGGTTGAAAGCCCCGGCCGAAATCAGGGAACAACCGTGAATGTTGAATTGCCGTTGCTTGAGAGAAACGTTTAA
- a CDS encoding ABC transporter ATP-binding protein — protein sequence MKEDQQTKENGQFPVIKVNGLKTYFRTENGLAKAVDDVSFSVFEGETLGLVGESGCGKSVTVMSILGLLPKPPAEIAGGTIYFEGKDILSATEDELRRIRGKKISMIFQEPMTSLNPVQTCGSQVAEVLQLHLKMTKSEAKTASIDLLRKVGIPLPEQRFNEYPHQLSGGMRQRVMIAMALACRPKVLLADEPTTALDVTVQAQILKLIKELQKDIGMSMVLITHDLGVIAETCDRVAVMYASKIVETASVKMLFQSPRHPYTIGLLRAIPKMNENADRLYTIEGTVPQPTNYPKGCHFCTRCDYADSKCWTEKPPLETVTEGHQVACWKTKEINAFLKMATT from the coding sequence ATGAAAGAGGATCAACAAACTAAAGAAAACGGTCAATTTCCTGTGATTAAAGTCAACGGACTTAAGACCTACTTTAGAACTGAAAATGGACTTGCGAAAGCCGTTGATGATGTTTCCTTCTCGGTATTTGAAGGGGAAACGCTTGGATTAGTGGGCGAATCCGGTTGTGGAAAGTCTGTAACGGTGATGTCGATTCTCGGGCTTCTGCCGAAGCCACCTGCCGAGATTGCCGGTGGCACCATCTATTTTGAGGGAAAAGATATTCTATCAGCTACAGAAGACGAACTGAGAAGAATTCGCGGAAAGAAAATCTCAATGATTTTTCAGGAACCAATGACTTCGCTCAACCCCGTACAAACCTGTGGCAGTCAAGTGGCTGAGGTATTGCAATTGCACTTGAAAATGACAAAAAGTGAGGCTAAAACCGCTTCGATAGACCTATTAAGAAAAGTGGGAATTCCCTTACCCGAGCAGCGTTTTAATGAATATCCGCATCAACTTTCGGGCGGGATGCGGCAGCGCGTGATGATCGCAATGGCCTTGGCTTGCCGCCCGAAGGTCTTGCTTGCCGATGAACCCACAACGGCGCTTGATGTCACGGTACAAGCGCAAATCTTAAAGCTAATTAAAGAACTTCAAAAGGACATTGGCATGAGTATGGTCCTTATTACACACGACCTTGGCGTTATCGCAGAAACTTGCGATCGTGTGGCAGTGATGTATGCGTCGAAAATTGTTGAAACGGCAAGCGTTAAAATGCTCTTTCAATCTCCGCGACACCCCTATACGATTGGTCTTCTTCGTGCAATTCCAAAAATGAATGAAAATGCCGATCGATTATACACCATTGAAGGTACTGTTCCTCAACCGACAAACTACCCAAAAGGTTGCCATTTTTGCACACGCTGCGACTATGCCGATTCAAAATGCTGGACAGAAAAACCACCGCTTGAAACCGTAACCGAAGGCCACCAAGTAGCGTGTTGGAAAACCAAAGAAATCAATGCGTTCCTAAAAATGGCAACTACTTAA
- a CDS encoding PQQ-dependent sugar dehydrogenase, translated as MKIHTIKLLFLISFTFFTRICVNGQVTLTEPFSSLTFGNPVDIQNCGDSRLFIVSQNGIIYIVDRNAPTLRKTFLDIRARITSGGELGLLGLAFHPNYTSNGFFYVFTTRGNSSNPTNQTNPLRIVVSRFSVTSNPDSADSNSELILFSTSKNQNNTNHNGGAIAFGKDGFLYFTIGDGGGSGDPQNNAQNLTNYHGKMMRIDVNQKDSGLEYAIPTSNPFASHPTNRKEIFAWGLRNVWRFSVDTTGEIWAGDVGQGQREEVNIIENGKNYGWRKYEGTLTYNTNDPVIPDAVFPLHSYSHENNNLSITGGYVYRGTQIPSLSGAYIFGDYGSGRIWSLRRNPSSSPTVTFLVQLSQSFSLSTFGFDNTGEMYVANVNNGRVFRLTGLLLSTPRSSNNLMFELEDNFPNPFNPTTQINYTLARAGEIELNVFDVLGRKVSTLVSARQEAGRYSVTFDARDQSSGIYFYQLRAGGFLQTKKMVLIK; from the coding sequence ATGAAAATTCACACGATAAAACTTCTTTTCTTGATTTCCTTTACATTCTTCACCCGAATCTGTGTAAACGGGCAAGTAACACTCACCGAGCCATTTTCATCACTCACCTTCGGGAACCCCGTCGATATTCAAAACTGCGGAGATTCTCGGCTATTTATCGTCTCTCAAAATGGGATTATTTACATCGTTGATCGAAATGCGCCAACGCTACGCAAAACATTTTTAGACATTCGCGCTCGCATCACCTCAGGTGGGGAATTGGGTTTATTGGGCTTGGCATTTCACCCAAATTATACTTCAAATGGCTTTTTTTACGTTTTTACAACGCGTGGAAACAGTTCAAACCCTACAAATCAAACGAACCCACTTCGTATTGTTGTCTCACGATTTAGCGTAACCTCAAACCCCGATTCTGCAGATTCCAACAGCGAACTCATTTTGTTCAGCACCTCAAAAAATCAAAACAACACAAATCATAATGGCGGCGCAATCGCTTTCGGAAAAGATGGATTTCTTTACTTCACAATTGGCGATGGCGGTGGAAGCGGAGACCCACAAAACAATGCGCAAAATTTGACGAACTATCACGGCAAAATGATGCGCATCGATGTTAACCAAAAAGATTCGGGTTTAGAGTACGCTATTCCAACAAGTAATCCCTTCGCTTCACATCCAACAAATCGAAAAGAGATTTTCGCTTGGGGTTTAAGAAATGTATGGCGGTTTAGTGTAGATACCACAGGGGAAATCTGGGCCGGCGATGTCGGGCAAGGGCAGCGCGAAGAAGTGAACATCATTGAAAACGGAAAGAATTATGGATGGCGAAAATACGAAGGCACACTCACCTATAACACCAATGACCCGGTTATTCCAGATGCTGTTTTTCCCCTGCATAGTTATAGCCACGAAAATAATAACCTCTCCATCACTGGAGGATATGTGTACCGAGGAACGCAAATCCCATCACTTTCCGGCGCATACATCTTCGGCGATTATGGATCAGGGAGAATATGGAGTTTGAGACGAAACCCTTCGAGTTCACCCACAGTTACGTTTTTAGTTCAGCTCTCACAATCGTTTTCACTTTCAACGTTCGGTTTCGATAACACGGGTGAAATGTATGTCGCGAATGTAAACAATGGCAGAGTGTTTCGCCTGACGGGGCTATTGCTTTCAACACCAAGAAGTTCAAACAATCTCATGTTTGAATTGGAGGATAACTTCCCGAATCCATTTAACCCAACCACGCAAATAAATTACACCCTTGCACGAGCAGGCGAAATCGAGCTCAATGTTTTTGATGTGTTGGGTAGAAAAGTTTCAACGCTTGTCTCTGCAAGGCAAGAAGCAGGAAGGTATTCGGTGACATTTGATGCACGTGACCAATCGAGTGGAATTTACTTTTATCAATTGCGTGCCGGAGGTTTCCTTCAAACCAAAAAAATGGTTTTGATTAAGTAG